The following nucleotide sequence is from Gymnodinialimonas phycosphaerae.
GCAAATGGCGGTGCCTCACGCCAGTCCTGCGGTCGCAACGGCAGTTCGTCAGCAAAAGTAGCATCCTGCTGCGCACTGATGATTGGCGCCAGAACGGCAAGGAAGTTGCGCGTTTCGGTGGGTAGGGAGCGTCCCGTGGCGAGATATTCTGCGTATCGCGCAGGTCCTGCATTGTAGGCCGCAAGGAAGCCCGGCGATCCGAAGTGGTCGTACATGGCGCGCAGATAGGCCGTTCCGGCGAGGATGTTTTCGCGGGGATCAAAAAGGTCATCTCCAAAGCCATGGTTCCGGCGCAAGTCGGACCAGGTGCCGGGCATGATCTGCATCAGACCCATGGCGCCTGCGCTACTGACGGCACGCGGATTGCCCGCACTTTCGACCTCGATCACAGCGCTGATCCACGCGGCTGGAACGCCAAACCTTTGCGCGGCTTCTGCGATGTGGGCGTCAAACGACTGCTGCTCGGCTGCTTCAGGCATGCGATCTTGTGCCATCGCCATCGTCGGTGCCACTGCAGACGGAGCG
It contains:
- a CDS encoding lytic transglycosylase domain-containing protein — protein: MAMAQDRMPEAAEQQSFDAHIAEAAQRFGVPAAWISAVIEVESAGNPRAVSSAGAMGLMQIMPGTWSDLRRNHGFGDDLFDPRENILAGTAYLRAMYDHFGSPGFLAAYNAGPARYAEYLATGRSLPTETRNFLAVLAPIISAQQDATFADELPLRPQDWREAPPFAATPIATMDEAVTGPQSDDRDIPHGLFVPLGRSETP